One uncultured Caproiciproducens sp. DNA segment encodes these proteins:
- a CDS encoding sigma-70 family RNA polymerase sigma factor, whose protein sequence is MVDNNHFNKMADYTDSQLACLVSSGNSDAFVELTGRYMSLIRVKAAPFRCTMLEADDLCQEGLLGLLSAARTYDSDGKAGFKTYAGVCINNRIIMAYRTAASRKNLPLNNFVSLSDSGAQMDMTDCTSDPEILLMDSESYKTMQLRMKELLSKLEQQVLMLYLGGCSYHDIAEKLNVTSKVVDNALQRVRLKLKQLL, encoded by the coding sequence TTGGTTGATAACAACCATTTTAATAAAATGGCAGATTATACCGATAGTCAGCTTGCCTGCCTTGTGAGCAGCGGGAATTCAGATGCTTTTGTAGAACTTACTGGGCGTTATATGTCGCTGATCAGAGTAAAGGCGGCACCGTTTCGTTGCACAATGTTGGAAGCTGATGATTTATGTCAGGAAGGTCTTTTGGGCCTTTTGAGTGCAGCACGTACTTATGACTCAGACGGCAAGGCCGGATTTAAAACGTATGCCGGTGTTTGTATTAATAATCGGATTATTATGGCGTACCGCACGGCGGCGAGCCGTAAAAATCTTCCGCTTAATAATTTTGTTTCTCTCAGTGACAGCGGTGCACAAATGGATATGACAGATTGTACTTCTGACCCTGAAATTTTGCTGATGGACAGTGAAAGTTATAAAACCATGCAGTTGCGCATGAAGGAATTGCTTTCGAAACTGGAACAGCAGGTGCTGATGCTTTATTTGGGTGGCTGCAGTTATCACGATATTGCGGAAAAACTCAATGTCACCTCAAAAGTAGTTGACAATGCTCTACAGCGCGTTCGGCTGAAACTAAAACAATTGCTTTAG
- the dinB gene encoding DNA polymerase IV, which yields MERSILHCDLNNFFASVECRDHPELSSRPVAVCGSVEDRHGIVLAKNERAKSFGVKTAEAVWQAKKKCPDLLIVPPHFDRYIYFSNLVKEIYLSYTNQVEPFGIDECWLDVTGSIRLFGNGPDIAEQIRARIKSEIGLTVSVGVSFNKIFAKLGSDMKKPDAMTVITWENYKEKVWSLPVDALLGVGRTTGKHLSTMGIKTIGDLARTDSKYIISSFGKAGHDMWINANGLDYSEVMCDDVHTAPKSIGNSITCVHDLFNIDEVWPVLLYLAEKISFRMRDAGLIASGIQLSVKDNRLHSSQHQMHLEVPTRLTMDLACAAKEMFLKGYDWSCPVRALGISGFALLPESEMQQTSFFHSVLRDEKMEQLESRMEHVRDKYGKSSVKRAVFMQPLPLPAVRKKEENTLK from the coding sequence ATGGAGCGGAGCATCTTACACTGTGATCTCAATAACTTTTTCGCCTCTGTGGAATGCCGGGATCATCCCGAACTAAGCAGTCGCCCCGTTGCTGTCTGCGGGAGCGTTGAAGACCGCCATGGTATTGTTTTGGCAAAAAACGAACGGGCGAAAAGTTTTGGAGTAAAAACGGCAGAGGCAGTTTGGCAGGCAAAGAAGAAATGTCCGGATTTACTCATTGTTCCCCCTCATTTTGACAGATACATCTATTTCTCCAATCTGGTGAAAGAGATTTATCTCAGTTATACCAATCAAGTGGAGCCTTTTGGCATCGATGAATGCTGGCTGGATGTTACAGGGAGCATTCGGCTTTTCGGAAACGGGCCGGACATAGCGGAACAAATACGTGCGCGAATCAAATCGGAGATTGGTCTGACCGTTTCGGTCGGAGTCAGCTTTAATAAGATCTTTGCAAAGCTTGGCAGCGATATGAAAAAGCCGGATGCCATGACCGTTATCACCTGGGAAAATTACAAGGAAAAAGTATGGTCGCTGCCGGTGGACGCGCTGCTTGGCGTGGGCAGGACGACGGGCAAACATCTGAGTACGATGGGGATCAAAACAATCGGTGATCTTGCGCGCACGGATTCAAAATATATCATTTCTTCATTTGGAAAAGCTGGACACGACATGTGGATCAACGCAAATGGTCTTGATTATTCCGAGGTAATGTGCGACGATGTCCATACCGCTCCCAAAAGTATTGGTAACAGCATTACCTGCGTACATGACCTATTCAATATTGATGAGGTTTGGCCGGTGCTTTTGTATCTTGCCGAAAAAATTTCTTTTCGCATGCGGGATGCAGGACTGATCGCTTCGGGCATTCAGCTTTCCGTCAAAGACAACCGTCTGCATTCGTCGCAGCATCAGATGCATCTTGAAGTCCCGACGCGGCTGACCATGGATTTGGCCTGCGCAGCGAAAGAAATGTTTTTGAAAGGCTATGATTGGTCCTGCCCGGTACGGGCACTCGGTATCAGCGGATTTGCGCTTCTGCCGGAATCCGAGATGCAGCAGACTTCTTTCTTCCACAGTGTTCTGCGTGATGAAAAAATGGAGCAGCTTGAAAGCCGGATGGAACATGTGCGGGATAAATACGGGAAATCTTCTGTTAAACGCGCTGTGTTCATGCAGCCGCTTCCGCTTCCTGCGGTGCGGAAAAAAGAAGAAAACACATTAAAATAA
- a CDS encoding YifB family Mg chelatase-like AAA ATPase, which translates to MVSRSYSMGLYGLEAFVVAVEADISVGLPGFDVVGLPDAAVRESRDRVRSAMKNCGFQFPVHKITVNLGPADKRKEGPIYDLPLWVALMKASGQLNAELEDSVFIGELSLTGETRPVKGVLPMAIKAKEAGFQKLFVPEANSAEGVVVEGIAVYPVKDLQMLVKHLTGLEEIRPAEAIQAMQQNHVPLPDFSEVRGQNEAKRALEIAAAGGHNVLLIGPPGAGKSMLAKRIPSILPDMTFEETIETTKIHSIAGTMPNGASLVTFRPFRSPHHTVSPAGLSGGGNIPRPGEISLAHNGVLFLDELPEFSRSAMEVLRQPIEDGKVTISRVNGTISYPCAVMLVAAMNPCPCGYFGHPTKPCTCSSNAVSRYLSRVSGPLLDRLDLHIEVPPVEFDEISSQEKAESSSSIKERVNAARMLQNERFKGTSVVCNARITPDMLHEVCRLSDPGRELLKKAFEKLGLSARAYDRILKVSRTIADLDKSEEIEPRHVAEAVQYRSLDRKYWTKEL; encoded by the coding sequence ATGGTATCACGTTCATACAGCATGGGGCTGTATGGTTTGGAGGCTTTCGTTGTGGCCGTTGAAGCCGACATCAGTGTCGGTCTGCCCGGTTTTGACGTGGTCGGCCTTCCGGACGCAGCGGTGAGAGAATCACGTGACAGGGTGCGTTCCGCCATGAAAAACTGCGGTTTTCAATTTCCTGTACATAAAATAACGGTTAATCTCGGCCCGGCTGACAAGCGCAAAGAGGGGCCCATCTATGACTTGCCGCTTTGGGTGGCGCTGATGAAAGCAAGCGGTCAGCTTAACGCTGAACTGGAAGACAGTGTGTTCATTGGCGAACTGTCACTCACCGGGGAAACAAGGCCCGTAAAGGGCGTGCTTCCAATGGCGATCAAAGCAAAAGAAGCAGGATTTCAAAAGCTCTTTGTACCGGAAGCAAATTCTGCTGAAGGTGTGGTCGTGGAAGGGATTGCCGTTTATCCTGTTAAGGATCTGCAAATGCTGGTAAAGCATTTGACCGGCCTTGAAGAAATCCGTCCCGCCGAAGCAATACAGGCTATGCAGCAAAATCATGTTCCACTGCCTGATTTTTCAGAAGTGCGGGGACAGAATGAAGCAAAACGCGCACTTGAGATTGCTGCGGCAGGCGGACATAACGTGCTGCTGATCGGCCCGCCGGGTGCCGGAAAAAGCATGCTCGCAAAACGAATTCCCTCCATTCTTCCCGATATGACCTTCGAAGAAACCATCGAAACAACAAAAATACATTCGATTGCCGGAACAATGCCGAACGGTGCTTCTTTAGTCACATTTCGTCCGTTTCGCTCTCCCCATCATACTGTTTCGCCCGCAGGCTTATCCGGCGGCGGAAACATTCCGCGCCCGGGGGAGATTTCACTCGCGCATAACGGGGTGTTGTTTTTGGATGAACTGCCTGAATTTTCCCGTAGCGCGATGGAGGTTCTGCGTCAGCCGATAGAAGACGGAAAAGTGACGATTTCTCGCGTCAACGGCACTATTTCCTATCCCTGCGCCGTCATGCTGGTCGCTGCGATGAATCCATGCCCGTGCGGGTATTTCGGACATCCGACCAAGCCGTGTACCTGTTCTTCCAATGCTGTTTCCCGCTATCTTTCCAGGGTGTCCGGCCCGCTTTTGGACAGGCTTGATCTGCACATTGAGGTACCGCCTGTTGAGTTTGATGAAATCAGCTCACAGGAAAAAGCGGAAAGCTCGTCCTCCATAAAAGAACGCGTAAATGCCGCCAGAATGCTGCAGAATGAACGTTTTAAGGGCACTTCCGTTGTCTGCAATGCAAGGATTACACCGGATATGCTTCATGAAGTATGCCGGCTGAGTGATCCAGGGCGTGAGCTTTTGAAAAAGGCGTTTGAAAAGCTCGGTCTTTCAGCAAGAGCATATGACAGAATCTTGAAGGTTTCACGAACCATAGCCGATTTGGATAAAAGTGAGGAAATTGAACCGCGTCATGTAGCCGAAGCGGTGCAGTACCGCAGCCTTGACCGTAAATACTGGACAAAAGAGCTCTGA
- a CDS encoding methyl-accepting chemotaxis protein gives MKKARNKVMKKTGKKKSLKGTLLFGMVGLAVTISVVCGVANGFLLYTNSSSNMNTMLNTNSVSYNHFVQKAIEAYKVKVEAISQNTIITNDKISPSSQKEILSSLGQQYGFEDINVADSSGKTVDGNDISDTDYFKTAINGVTYVSSTEISKTDSKAVLIVATKVNNRTNYNGIVYATLASDVFSQMLDDVTIGKSGYGFIVDKTGKIIAHKDRNNVTNFVNYIDKSKEDGSYTGAASLVKNMMAGKTGSEDVVINGVKQHIGYAPIPNTDGWSFGVSANEGEMMSGFYTAVYITFGLMLLFILLSIFFAFRIASPIAKPVEGLVQRIEKLSEGDLHSEVPVIRSKNEIGTLAETFSKTIDTLTGYIGEIAVVLDSLAMGDCTIEVQEDYKGDFISIKNSLNAIIDNMNNVYSGFNRSADQVSNGAGQVSSAAQALSQGATEQASSIQQLSASITEIANEVNKNASNSRLASQLSLDASSEVEAGNEHMQQMVGAMAQIRETSQKIGKIIKTIEDIAFQTNILALNAAVEAARAGSAGKGFAVVADEVRNLASKSAEAAKNTTELIESSIRAVENGTKIADETAKSLNNIIDGVRKTTDLIGGISKSSDDQASSINQVTLGVDQISAVVQTNSATAEETAATSEELSGQAKMLKDSLVFLKLKDTVGSPMKDADAENATSETDSESSPEGSRSSKY, from the coding sequence GTGAAAAAAGCAAGGAATAAAGTAATGAAGAAGACAGGGAAGAAGAAAAGTCTGAAAGGGACTCTTCTATTTGGGATGGTGGGCTTGGCGGTAACGATCAGTGTTGTTTGTGGTGTGGCAAATGGTTTTCTGCTTTACACAAATTCCAGCAGCAACATGAATACTATGTTGAATACAAATTCGGTTTCGTATAATCATTTTGTACAAAAGGCAATCGAGGCTTATAAAGTAAAAGTGGAAGCCATTTCTCAAAATACCATCATAACAAATGATAAGATCTCTCCGTCTTCTCAAAAAGAAATCTTATCATCACTCGGCCAACAATATGGTTTTGAAGATATCAATGTTGCTGATTCAAGTGGCAAGACAGTGGACGGTAATGACATCAGCGACACAGACTATTTCAAGACGGCGATAAACGGAGTGACTTACGTTTCGAGTACTGAAATAAGTAAAACAGACTCTAAAGCAGTTCTGATTGTTGCAACTAAAGTGAATAACAGAACAAATTACAATGGCATTGTGTATGCGACTTTGGCAAGTGATGTTTTCAGCCAAATGTTAGACGACGTGACGATCGGTAAATCAGGATATGGTTTTATTGTTGATAAAACAGGGAAAATCATTGCCCATAAGGACAGAAACAATGTAACAAATTTTGTTAATTATATTGACAAGTCCAAAGAGGATGGTTCTTATACGGGCGCCGCGTCCCTCGTAAAAAATATGATGGCGGGCAAAACAGGAAGCGAAGATGTTGTAATCAACGGTGTAAAACAGCATATTGGATACGCCCCGATCCCGAACACGGACGGATGGTCGTTTGGTGTCAGTGCAAATGAGGGCGAGATGATGAGCGGGTTTTATACAGCGGTTTACATTACCTTTGGTTTAATGCTCCTGTTCATTCTTTTGTCAATCTTTTTTGCGTTCAGAATTGCCAGCCCGATTGCAAAGCCGGTTGAAGGCCTTGTACAGAGGATTGAGAAATTGTCGGAAGGGGATCTGCATTCGGAAGTGCCTGTCATACGCAGCAAAAATGAAATAGGGACTCTTGCGGAAACATTTTCCAAAACGATTGATACGCTGACCGGCTACATAGGAGAAATTGCTGTTGTTTTAGACAGTCTTGCCATGGGCGACTGCACCATTGAAGTGCAGGAGGATTATAAAGGTGACTTTATTTCCATCAAAAATTCTCTTAACGCCATCATTGATAACATGAACAACGTCTACTCGGGTTTTAACCGTTCGGCAGATCAGGTTTCTAACGGTGCCGGCCAGGTTTCTTCGGCCGCGCAGGCGCTTTCACAGGGCGCTACGGAACAAGCGAGTTCTATTCAGCAGTTATCGGCCTCCATTACGGAAATAGCGAATGAAGTCAATAAAAACGCCAGCAATTCCCGTTTGGCCAGTCAGCTTTCTCTGGACGCTTCCTCCGAAGTGGAAGCCGGAAACGAGCATATGCAGCAGATGGTGGGAGCTATGGCGCAAATTCGTGAGACTTCGCAGAAAATCGGGAAGATTATTAAAACGATTGAAGACATCGCATTCCAAACAAATATCCTTGCACTCAACGCCGCGGTTGAAGCGGCTCGCGCGGGTTCGGCGGGCAAAGGATTTGCAGTTGTCGCAGATGAGGTGCGCAATCTTGCAAGCAAAAGTGCGGAAGCTGCGAAAAATACCACAGAATTGATTGAAAGCTCCATCAGGGCGGTGGAAAACGGCACAAAGATTGCGGACGAAACCGCCAAATCACTGAACAACATTATTGATGGCGTGAGAAAGACCACCGACTTAATCGGGGGAATTTCAAAATCGTCGGATGATCAGGCATCCTCCATCAATCAGGTCACGTTGGGCGTCGATCAAATTTCCGCAGTAGTACAGACAAACTCCGCAACTGCCGAAGAGACTGCGGCGACCAGTGAGGAGCTGAGCGGACAGGCAAAGATGCTGAAAGATTCGCTGGTATTTCTGAAATTAAAAGACACAGTCGGAAGTCCTATGAAAGATGCTGACGCGGAGAATGCAACCTCTGAAACGGATTCTGAATCCTCCCCAGAGGGCAGTCGCAGCAGTAAATATTAA
- a CDS encoding chemotaxis response regulator protein-glutamate methylesterase translates to MPISKRVRVLIVDDSLFFRTALQKALLSDANIEIVGSAANVFDAEKKIKELSPDVVTMDVEMPDMKGTDFIKKLIPVNPLPVVLVSSLDIGIFEALSAGAVDFVLKPNLRNSNDFSIFCQELCVKIKIASSAKVKKNNSPVASLPLPVLSNNSTGEHIIAIGASTGGTEATAEILQQLPADIPGILVVQHMPAGFTKMYADRLNKICKFAVLEAQNGDRVKQGQALIAAGDKHMTLEKDFKGYYVKCAAGEKVSGHCPSVDVLFNSVAKTAGKDAMGVILTGMGKDGANGLLEMRKKGSFTIGQDKQSCVVYGMPMVAFDIGAVEKQAPCQSIARLIIQKLNK, encoded by the coding sequence ATGCCGATCAGTAAAAGAGTCAGGGTTCTAATTGTTGATGATTCTCTCTTCTTCAGAACAGCACTGCAGAAAGCGCTTCTGAGCGACGCGAATATTGAAATAGTCGGAAGTGCCGCCAATGTATTTGATGCGGAGAAAAAAATAAAAGAATTATCCCCGGATGTCGTTACCATGGATGTCGAAATGCCGGATATGAAGGGAACGGATTTTATAAAAAAATTAATTCCTGTCAATCCGCTGCCGGTAGTACTGGTCAGTTCGCTCGACATTGGAATATTTGAAGCCTTAAGCGCGGGAGCGGTAGACTTTGTGCTGAAACCGAATTTACGCAACAGTAATGATTTTTCGATTTTTTGTCAGGAATTATGTGTTAAAATCAAAATCGCATCTTCCGCGAAGGTGAAAAAAAACAACTCACCGGTTGCTTCTCTCCCTTTGCCTGTTTTGTCAAACAACAGTACAGGGGAACATATCATCGCCATTGGTGCTTCCACAGGCGGCACCGAAGCTACTGCTGAAATACTGCAGCAGCTTCCGGCCGATATACCGGGAATTCTGGTTGTCCAGCACATGCCTGCGGGTTTTACAAAAATGTATGCCGACCGTTTAAATAAGATTTGCAAATTTGCGGTGCTCGAAGCACAAAACGGAGACCGCGTGAAACAGGGACAGGCGCTGATCGCAGCCGGAGACAAACATATGACGCTTGAAAAGGATTTCAAGGGATATTATGTGAAATGTGCTGCAGGGGAAAAAGTCAGCGGACATTGTCCTTCGGTGGATGTTTTGTTTAATTCGGTTGCCAAAACGGCCGGCAAAGATGCAATGGGCGTTATTCTGACCGGTATGGGAAAAGACGGTGCAAACGGGTTGCTTGAGATGAGAAAAAAAGGTTCCTTTACAATTGGACAGGACAAACAATCCTGCGTTGTATATGGTATGCCGATGGTGGCGTTTGATATTGGCGCAGTTGAAAAACAGGCGCCCTGTCAGTCCATTGCCAGGCTTATTATACAAAAATTGAACAAATAA
- a CDS encoding protein-glutamate O-methyltransferase CheR, with the protein MIRLTDKEFNDIVTYIKGNYGINLANKRQLIESRMQSVLTARGFTSFTDYFDLVKQNKSDEITAMLNKLTTNHTYFYREPAHFEFLRNTILPLHEKTNSKRDIRIWSAGCSSGEEAYTTIMTMMDYFGLKRTSWDFRILATDISLKAMEAAKSGLYGVESLKDIPKVWEQRYFVSQGENLFELKEEVKNQVFFKRLNLMEPFSFKQQFDLIFCRNVMIYFDQPTKNALINKFYDVLKPGGYLFIGHSETVQRDTSKFLYVEPSIYQKGSI; encoded by the coding sequence ATGATACGTTTGACCGATAAGGAATTTAATGATATTGTAACGTACATAAAAGGAAATTATGGAATCAATTTGGCCAATAAAAGACAACTGATTGAATCAAGGATGCAATCAGTTTTAACAGCAAGGGGATTTACCAGCTTCACAGATTATTTTGATTTGGTGAAGCAGAATAAGTCGGATGAAATCACAGCGATGCTGAATAAGCTTACAACGAATCACACCTATTTTTACAGGGAACCCGCTCATTTCGAGTTTTTGAGGAACACCATTCTGCCACTGCACGAGAAAACAAACAGCAAAAGGGACATCCGCATTTGGAGCGCCGGATGTTCATCGGGGGAAGAAGCATATACCACGATCATGACCATGATGGACTATTTCGGATTAAAAAGGACAAGCTGGGATTTTAGAATTCTTGCGACGGATATTTCCCTAAAAGCCATGGAGGCTGCAAAAAGCGGATTATACGGCGTGGAGTCTCTGAAGGATATTCCTAAAGTGTGGGAACAAAGATATTTTGTCAGTCAGGGTGAAAATCTTTTCGAATTAAAGGAAGAAGTAAAAAACCAAGTTTTTTTCAAGCGTCTGAACCTCATGGAGCCGTTTTCATTCAAACAGCAGTTTGATTTAATTTTTTGCCGAAATGTTATGATTTATTTTGATCAGCCAACTAAAAATGCATTGATTAACAAGTTCTACGATGTGCTAAAACCGGGTGGCTATCTTTTTATCGGGCATTCAGAAACGGTGCAGAGAGATACCTCGAAGTTCCTATATGTTGAACCGTCAATCTATCAGAAAGGATCAATATAG
- a CDS encoding chemotaxis protein CheA: protein MDNNMESMLEVYLFEANDLLEHLDEILINCEKANAFDTDSINEIFRIMHTIKGSSAMMQFNSLMTISHKAEDLFYFVRENGIDEKYNAELFELMFRSSDFIKAEISKVENNETLTTDIGTFEKEINDFLKKISQNEPEPTEVQLQIQSPVQSKSIPAEEFSKQVQHLASPDEANPEYPYSVRVFFDEETEMENLRAVMLINAVRDIYQDITYQPQDIETNPGSADEIIKNGFLISFKDQQGMKSVLKIIENFVYTKNYTVLDKADNASIEASAEKTVTVESEHSGQEVPGAAHSAVKQNLINVNLSKLDSLMDLMGEIVITESMVTSVPSTQSGAGVDNNFTKASRQLRKLTDELQEIVMSIRMVPISGVFQKMNRIVRDMSKKLDKDVQLVMIGEDTEVDKTIIDNIGDPIMHLVRNAMDHGIETKEERALTNKSARGTITLSAQNTGGEILITVQDDGKGIDKKSVLQKAKKQGMLKKPESEYSTREIYNFLLMPGFSTNEVVTEFSGRGVGMDVVKKNVEKVGGDVSLVSEFGKGTKILFKIPLTLAIVNGMKISVGNTVFTIPINNIRQSFKIDQSNVHFDTDMHEIIMVRNQYYPVIRLHKIFGIETEITDISSGIVILVETHEKAYCIFADTLLGEQQVVVKSLPFYLNQYDVKEIGITGCAILGDGSISLILDILNLYNNN from the coding sequence ATGGACAACAATATGGAATCTATGCTGGAAGTTTATTTATTTGAAGCAAATGATCTGCTCGAGCATCTTGATGAAATTTTAATTAACTGCGAAAAAGCGAATGCTTTTGATACCGACAGCATTAATGAGATTTTCAGGATTATGCATACAATTAAAGGATCTTCTGCAATGATGCAGTTCAACAGCTTAATGACCATTTCGCACAAAGCCGAGGATTTATTCTATTTTGTGCGTGAAAATGGCATTGATGAAAAGTACAATGCGGAACTTTTTGAACTGATGTTTCGTTCGAGCGACTTCATTAAGGCTGAAATATCAAAGGTCGAAAACAATGAGACTCTTACCACAGATATCGGCACTTTTGAGAAGGAAATTAATGATTTTCTAAAAAAGATTTCTCAAAATGAACCAGAACCCACCGAAGTCCAGCTCCAGATTCAGTCCCCGGTTCAGTCCAAGTCCATTCCGGCGGAAGAATTCTCTAAACAGGTGCAGCATTTGGCCAGTCCCGACGAAGCGAACCCCGAGTATCCTTATTCGGTCAGAGTATTTTTTGATGAAGAAACAGAAATGGAAAATCTTCGTGCCGTCATGCTGATTAATGCGGTCAGAGACATTTACCAGGATATCACATATCAGCCTCAGGACATCGAAACGAACCCCGGCAGCGCCGACGAAATTATTAAAAACGGCTTTCTCATTTCCTTTAAAGACCAGCAGGGTATGAAAAGTGTACTAAAGATTATTGAAAATTTTGTCTATACAAAAAATTATACTGTTTTGGACAAGGCGGATAATGCTTCTATTGAAGCATCTGCTGAAAAAACCGTTACTGTCGAGAGTGAGCATAGCGGTCAGGAAGTGCCGGGTGCAGCCCATTCCGCTGTTAAACAGAACCTGATAAATGTTAACCTTTCAAAGCTTGACAGCCTAATGGACTTGATGGGGGAAATTGTCATTACCGAATCCATGGTGACATCGGTACCTTCCACTCAGAGCGGTGCGGGAGTGGACAATAACTTTACCAAGGCGTCGAGGCAGCTGCGCAAGCTCACAGACGAGCTGCAGGAAATCGTTATGTCCATTCGAATGGTTCCGATATCGGGTGTATTTCAGAAAATGAACCGCATCGTGCGTGATATGAGCAAAAAGCTTGACAAGGATGTACAACTGGTCATGATCGGCGAAGACACCGAAGTGGATAAAACCATCATCGACAACATCGGCGATCCAATCATGCACCTGGTTCGCAACGCGATGGATCATGGGATTGAAACAAAAGAAGAACGTGCACTGACAAACAAGTCTGCCAGAGGCACCATTACACTGTCTGCTCAGAATACGGGAGGAGAAATCCTGATTACCGTGCAGGATGACGGCAAGGGAATTGACAAGAAAAGTGTTCTTCAAAAAGCAAAAAAACAGGGCATGCTGAAAAAACCTGAAAGTGAATATTCAACAAGAGAAATCTATAATTTTCTACTTATGCCCGGATTTTCTACGAACGAAGTCGTAACCGAATTTTCCGGCAGAGGCGTTGGCATGGACGTTGTCAAAAAGAATGTGGAAAAAGTCGGCGGCGACGTTTCTCTGGTCAGCGAATTTGGAAAGGGAACCAAGATACTCTTTAAAATCCCGCTTACGCTGGCTATTGTAAACGGAATGAAAATTTCCGTTGGCAACACAGTGTTTACGATTCCGATTAACAATATCAGGCAGTCCTTTAAAATAGATCAGTCCAACGTCCATTTTGACACCGACATGCATGAAATTATCATGGTCCGCAATCAGTATTATCCTGTGATCAGACTGCATAAGATTTTCGGCATTGAAACCGAAATCACAGATATCAGCAGCGGAATTGTGATTTTAGTGGAGACCCACGAAAAAGCATATTGTATTTTTGCGGATACGCTGCTGGGGGAACAGCAGGTCGTTGTAAAATCACTGCCGTTTTATCTCAACCAATACGATGTGAAGGAAATCGGCATTACCGGCTGCGCCATTCTCGGGGACGGTAGCATCAGCCTGATTCTGGATATTCTCAACCTATATAATAATAACTGA
- a CDS encoding EscU/YscU/HrcU family type III secretion system export apparatus switch protein, with protein sequence MSQYDRPNHAAALRYSQDSAHSAPVVVASGSGYVAQKIIEVAQDNNVPVFHDDSLASLLSQLQAGTEIPPELYQTIVDIYVYFLNYSTDKFEKTSGPAQNRPEPALQESAEKDIFSNL encoded by the coding sequence ATGTCACAGTATGATCGGCCAAATCATGCCGCCGCTTTACGATATTCGCAGGACTCTGCCCACAGTGCGCCGGTTGTTGTCGCTTCCGGTTCCGGCTATGTGGCGCAGAAAATCATAGAGGTTGCACAGGATAATAATGTGCCTGTTTTTCACGACGATTCCCTTGCCTCCCTCCTTTCGCAGCTTCAAGCAGGAACCGAAATTCCTCCGGAACTATATCAGACCATTGTAGACATTTATGTATATTTTTTAAACTATTCAACTGACAAATTCGAAAAAACAAGCGGCCCTGCGCAGAACCGCCCTGAACCAGCTTTGCAGGAAAGCGCAGAAAAAGATATATTTTCTAACTTATGA
- a CDS encoding chemotaxis protein CheW, which produces MAEELKVKNNTSANENISTEKYLTFFIEGQLFAIPSSQVVEIIRMQPITFIPNLPPFIIGVINLRGKIVPLVDVRIKFNKTKQDYDDHTSIIVAETGDLSVGFIVDNVNDVTNISKNQISDTPRFAKDTTNNYVKGIATLNENAVMLLDIDKILSDRDEIQLPIK; this is translated from the coding sequence ATGGCAGAAGAACTGAAAGTAAAAAACAATACCTCGGCTAATGAGAATATTTCGACCGAAAAATACCTTACCTTTTTTATTGAGGGACAGCTGTTTGCAATTCCCAGCAGCCAGGTGGTTGAGATTATTCGCATGCAGCCCATCACCTTCATCCCTAATTTGCCGCCTTTTATTATCGGTGTTATTAATTTGAGGGGGAAAATTGTTCCTTTGGTTGACGTAAGGATAAAATTCAACAAGACTAAGCAGGATTACGACGACCACACAAGTATTATTGTGGCCGAAACCGGTGATCTGAGCGTCGGATTTATTGTTGACAATGTAAATGATGTCACAAACATTTCAAAAAATCAAATCAGTGACACTCCAAGATTTGCAAAGGACACAACAAACAATTATGTGAAGGGAATCGCCACGCTGAACGAGAATGCCGTAATGCTTTTGGATATTGACAAAATACTTTCAGACAGAGATGAGATTCAACTTCCCATTAAGTAA